The following proteins are encoded in a genomic region of Leptospira ryugenii:
- a CDS encoding anti-sigma factor antagonist (This anti-anti-sigma factor, or anti-sigma factor antagonist, belongs to a family that includes characterized members SpoIIAA, RsbV, RsfA, and RsfB.): MQIDGKLEYPNIKPGKTQSNHLLLRLKSPPNPAITQRQPLVIGLAIDKSWSMKGEKMESVIDASCSLVNWLTRHDALSIVAYSADVQLIQPVTHLTEKISVSDRIRNIQVGTSTNLSGGWLSALRSVESSKIKNAYKRVILLTDGNPTSGIKEPEDLIQIAKDHFSRGISTTTIGVGDDFNEAILMEIAKAGGGNFYYVDNPEMATDIFFREFGDIGALYAQAIDINLEFAPGVQCKEILNDVPIQIAEEIDEFQGNGENIARQKVNIQVGDLRSDDLRSLVIKLEIGESAKDFQGDLFKAKVTYYNLLDHMKLESVDSSFPLAFSDLESKQDPDVLVEILIAETARGIHLISNAVARDNLDEARTILFGLMKEIEANKHYSPNALNSLLSRLFAMDQKIQEKASNLSKHIFAGSSMIAKGPEKIDLKDIKVHNEIFEFQTQGDIDLYKCPEIKSIIEKKLGEGFRFVVFDMKATAHIDSSAIGTLIQIVGWLRKRGGEFSVCNLRDSVKKVFEITRLYNHIRVCESLSDAKEVLERIALAKEGDMV, from the coding sequence ATGCAGATTGATGGAAAACTGGAATACCCGAATATAAAGCCAGGTAAAACCCAATCCAATCATTTACTCCTTCGATTGAAATCACCACCTAATCCAGCTATTACGCAGCGGCAACCTCTTGTGATCGGTTTAGCAATTGACAAAAGTTGGTCGATGAAAGGGGAAAAGATGGAGTCGGTCATAGATGCATCTTGTTCTCTTGTCAACTGGCTAACTCGGCATGATGCTCTTTCCATTGTTGCTTACTCTGCTGATGTTCAGCTGATACAACCAGTTACTCACCTGACTGAAAAAATTTCTGTTTCTGATCGCATCCGAAATATACAAGTTGGTACCTCAACCAATTTAAGCGGTGGATGGCTATCAGCTCTACGGTCCGTGGAGTCATCCAAGATTAAAAATGCATACAAAAGGGTAATTTTACTTACAGATGGAAATCCGACTTCTGGCATCAAAGAGCCAGAGGATTTAATTCAAATAGCAAAGGATCACTTTTCTCGAGGGATTTCAACCACTACAATCGGGGTAGGCGATGATTTTAACGAAGCAATTTTAATGGAAATTGCCAAAGCAGGTGGCGGCAACTTTTACTATGTAGACAATCCTGAGATGGCCACGGATATCTTTTTTAGAGAATTTGGTGATATTGGTGCTTTGTATGCCCAAGCAATCGATATCAATCTTGAATTCGCTCCAGGAGTCCAATGCAAAGAGATACTCAATGATGTTCCTATCCAGATAGCTGAGGAAATTGACGAGTTCCAAGGCAATGGTGAAAATATAGCCAGACAAAAAGTTAATATCCAGGTTGGAGATTTGCGTTCTGATGACTTAAGAAGTTTAGTCATTAAACTTGAGATAGGCGAGTCTGCGAAGGATTTTCAGGGTGATTTATTCAAAGCAAAGGTAACTTACTATAATCTTCTGGACCACATGAAACTTGAGTCAGTTGATTCTAGTTTTCCTTTGGCATTTTCTGATCTGGAAAGTAAGCAAGATCCAGATGTTTTGGTTGAGATTCTCATAGCCGAAACCGCTCGAGGGATTCATCTCATTTCGAATGCTGTTGCCAGAGATAATTTGGATGAAGCGAGAACCATTCTTTTTGGTCTAATGAAAGAAATAGAAGCAAACAAACATTATTCTCCAAACGCTTTAAATTCACTACTTAGTAGATTATTTGCAATGGACCAAAAAATACAAGAAAAGGCAAGTAATCTAAGTAAACATATCTTTGCAGGTTCCTCTATGATTGCGAAAGGTCCTGAAAAAATTGATCTAAAAGATATAAAGGTGCATAATGAAATTTTTGAATTTCAAACGCAAGGGGATATAGACCTTTATAAATGTCCCGAGATTAAATCAATCATAGAAAAAAAGTTAGGTGAGGGATTCCGTTTTGTGGTATTTGATATGAAAGCTACGGCACATATTGATTCCTCAGCTATAGGTACTTTGATCCAAATCGTAGGTTGGTTGAGAAAACGTGGTGGAGAATTCTCCGTGTGCAATTTACGAGATTCTGTTAAGAAAGTTTTTGAAATCACACGACTCTACAACCATATCCGTGTCTGTGAGTCCCTGAGTGATGCCAAAGAGGTTCTAGAAAGAATCGCTTTGGCAAAGGAAGGAGATATGGTTTAG
- a CDS encoding transcriptional coactivator p15/PC4 family protein, giving the protein MAKTGIIKDIDKGRGEIVRVEISEYKGQTFFNIRVWYTDANGEYKPTQKGIALSPSIIGELKDAIEEAERWLA; this is encoded by the coding sequence ATGGCAAAAACAGGCATCATTAAAGACATTGATAAAGGAAGAGGAGAAATCGTCCGAGTTGAAATTTCTGAGTACAAAGGACAAACCTTTTTCAACATCCGAGTTTGGTATACAGACGCAAACGGCGAATACAAACCCACTCAAAAAGGTATAGCACTCTCTCCTTCTATCATTGGCGAACTCAAAGATGCGATTGAAGAAGCTGAGCGTTGGTTAGCCTAA
- a CDS encoding FAD-binding oxidoreductase — protein sequence MLTPQLNLFKKSNPILGTVLSNERLTPAKGEGKRPSQEGESAIHRIKIALSHDLYPYLIGQSAGVIPPGEDQAKVEKGSPDTSYAVRLYSIASPSLSFGKTKDSIEFIIKRDNIYDTEGNLLHSGVCSNYMCNLKPGDQVTMTGPAGKKFILPLADFSGDLFFCATGTGIAPFFGMVEEILEHKLIQFQGNVYLIYGAPYSDEIVLKDYFESMAQKHKNFHFIQAISREEINPFDGGKMYISHKVKELASIIKPSLESNGRVYICGGPKGMEKGVIEEMRIAMNSSESYEDFKKSLESKDQLFVETY from the coding sequence GTGTTAACACCCCAACTTAACTTATTCAAAAAATCGAATCCCATTCTCGGAACCGTTCTTTCCAATGAAAGGCTGACTCCAGCCAAAGGAGAGGGAAAACGACCCAGTCAGGAAGGAGAATCTGCGATCCATAGGATCAAAATTGCTCTATCACATGACCTATATCCTTATTTAATAGGCCAGAGTGCCGGTGTCATCCCCCCAGGAGAAGACCAGGCAAAAGTCGAAAAGGGATCCCCGGACACCTCCTATGCGGTTAGGTTGTATTCTATCGCCTCGCCTTCGCTAAGTTTTGGAAAAACAAAGGATAGCATCGAATTTATCATTAAACGAGATAACATCTACGACACGGAAGGCAATTTACTGCACTCTGGGGTCTGCTCAAATTATATGTGCAATTTGAAACCAGGTGACCAAGTTACCATGACAGGACCTGCAGGGAAAAAGTTCATTCTGCCTTTGGCTGATTTTAGCGGAGATCTCTTTTTTTGTGCCACTGGAACGGGGATAGCACCTTTCTTTGGTATGGTGGAGGAAATTCTCGAACATAAATTAATTCAATTCCAAGGAAATGTATATTTGATCTATGGCGCGCCCTACTCGGACGAAATTGTCTTAAAAGATTATTTTGAATCCATGGCCCAAAAGCATAAAAATTTTCATTTCATTCAGGCTATCAGTCGGGAAGAAATCAATCCTTTCGATGGTGGCAAAATGTACATTTCGCACAAAGTGAAAGAACTAGCCTCCATAATCAAACCGTCCTTAGAATCCAACGGAAGAGTGTACATCTGCGGAGGTCCTAAGGGAATGGAAAAAGGGGTCATCGAGGAGATGAGAATTGCTATGAATTCCTCAGAATCTTACGAAGATTTCAAAAAATCTTTGGAGTCCAAAGACCAATTATTTGTGGAGACTTACTAA
- a CDS encoding DUF7840 domain-containing protein: protein MFLIRFLLLVILFSALSLLIEDSLSAQVLGSQEHGNHGMGLTLGHSSKGAFSELDFRYKSHDLLNYNQGYQNFSERSVLKGKVRYYSEEGKWELFKLDFYQFLSLNQTNSFFTPNSVGFKFGFESVTIQERTRILNLNGNDEKRITALNIDWKQGYSLLGSQAKEGERYSVSFLGGIKAQYHPSFKQNVRMGPQLSLLYTHEFGRYKLILESTYFYFRALGERNDFQNSLMIRYSLDVNQELRLGISQSQFMNDLTLQYLYLF, encoded by the coding sequence ATGTTCCTGATTCGTTTCTTATTGTTAGTCATCCTCTTTTCTGCCTTAAGTCTTTTGATTGAAGATTCACTTTCAGCTCAAGTGCTTGGATCCCAAGAACATGGAAATCACGGTATGGGATTGACTCTGGGACATTCATCCAAGGGAGCATTTTCAGAACTCGACTTCCGATACAAAAGTCATGATCTATTAAATTATAACCAGGGTTACCAAAACTTTTCCGAACGTTCTGTACTTAAAGGCAAAGTGCGGTATTATTCTGAGGAGGGAAAATGGGAATTATTTAAATTAGATTTTTACCAATTCCTTTCCTTGAACCAAACAAACTCATTCTTTACTCCAAATAGTGTTGGGTTCAAATTTGGCTTTGAATCCGTGACTATACAAGAAAGGACACGAATTTTAAATTTGAATGGAAATGATGAAAAAAGAATCACCGCACTCAATATAGATTGGAAACAAGGATACTCTCTCTTGGGTTCGCAAGCAAAAGAAGGTGAAAGATACTCCGTTTCCTTTCTGGGTGGTATCAAGGCCCAATACCACCCTTCCTTCAAACAAAATGTACGTATGGGTCCTCAGTTATCCCTTCTCTACACACATGAGTTTGGACGATATAAATTGATACTAGAATCAACTTACTTTTACTTTCGTGCTTTGGGGGAGAGGAATGATTTTCAAAACTCCCTAATGATACGTTATTCTTTGGATGTGAACCAAGAGTTAAGATTGGGAATTTCACAGTCCCAGTTCATGAATGATCTGACACTGCAATATCTTTATTTATTTTAA
- a CDS encoding TonB-dependent receptor plug domain-containing protein has protein sequence MSFVLRSIFIVCLSLSFSIFAQTKPKQNPKTPVEKTKESEAIPVEETTKVPENAGKVEEKVEATPTPAEEDHLKDLDSKNGIVVTGSRGERRLKDSTVATEVISKKRIEQTGARNLGEVLETQLGISVLPNALGGSQVQMLGLDSKYVLFLVDGQRIAGRLNNTVDLTRFKVQNIERIEIVKGSSSALYGADAIGGVINIITRQAEKPEHYQFRATYGNGRQIQFGTQGEKNMIADVGFRNPFVAANFTGGFNQSAGYDLDPSTKATTGNAFQDSNVGSNMTFNPDGKFQVKTGVFYLSRFQQGVISQTSGGVFDRTNATNDFLGLGALEYSYGKKNMISFRGNYARWENKFSLNQRGSDELDSKELTNDQSSQGTIQLDHELTDRHMMTVGFESYANELESDRLTQRFAYRTRRAVFLQDEWTAYRNGIIWRIIPGIRHDVDSQFGGQTTPKIATRLDLTSQIILRASYGVGFRPPTFQELYLRFENPGVGYVVEGNPQLRPEKSRTVNADIEYNPFKSLSLSMSVFRNVITDLIQYNFGTNSREFATFQLTNIKEAYTRGAEFGMRTKFLKYNQFELGYNYTETRDLTSDRPLEGRPVHQATANYFLLLPQGWEFALRTKWVGRRPFFSQTTDFAGASTSLIENRNDPFFNNNRAVYGKEFPLINVRFEKKFFDGRMSLFLGVDNVLDKYELIYNPIRPRFYYGGLQAQF, from the coding sequence ATGTCTTTTGTATTAAGATCTATTTTCATAGTCTGTCTTAGTTTATCATTTTCTATCTTCGCCCAAACCAAACCTAAACAGAATCCTAAAACTCCAGTAGAGAAAACTAAGGAGTCCGAAGCTATCCCTGTTGAGGAAACCACTAAAGTACCAGAAAACGCGGGTAAGGTGGAAGAAAAAGTAGAGGCAACGCCTACACCTGCAGAGGAGGACCACTTAAAAGATCTGGATAGCAAAAATGGAATTGTAGTTACAGGTTCAAGGGGTGAGCGTAGACTAAAGGATTCCACAGTTGCAACTGAGGTAATTTCCAAGAAGAGAATTGAACAAACAGGTGCTCGCAACTTGGGTGAGGTCCTCGAAACCCAGTTGGGCATTAGCGTACTCCCAAATGCCCTGGGAGGTTCGCAGGTACAAATGTTGGGTTTAGATTCAAAGTATGTACTCTTTCTGGTAGATGGACAAAGAATCGCGGGTAGATTGAACAATACTGTTGATCTCACTCGATTCAAAGTACAAAATATTGAACGGATCGAAATCGTGAAAGGATCCTCTTCTGCTTTGTACGGCGCGGATGCGATCGGCGGTGTCATCAACATCATCACCCGGCAGGCAGAGAAACCAGAGCACTACCAATTCAGAGCAACGTATGGCAATGGGCGGCAAATCCAATTTGGAACCCAAGGCGAAAAGAATATGATCGCAGATGTTGGCTTCCGAAACCCGTTTGTCGCCGCAAATTTTACAGGTGGTTTCAATCAATCTGCTGGTTATGATTTAGATCCGAGCACCAAAGCCACAACTGGGAATGCCTTCCAGGATTCAAATGTTGGTTCCAATATGACTTTTAATCCGGATGGAAAGTTCCAAGTAAAAACTGGAGTTTTTTATCTAAGTAGGTTCCAACAAGGTGTTATCTCACAAACATCAGGTGGTGTTTTTGACCGTACCAATGCTACCAATGATTTTCTCGGTTTAGGCGCCTTGGAGTATTCCTATGGGAAAAAAAATATGATCTCTTTCCGAGGAAATTATGCTAGATGGGAAAATAAATTTTCTTTAAACCAAAGAGGTTCCGATGAGTTGGATTCCAAAGAACTCACGAATGACCAATCCTCTCAAGGCACCATACAACTCGACCATGAATTAACAGACAGGCATATGATGACTGTTGGGTTTGAATCTTATGCCAATGAACTGGAATCTGATCGACTGACGCAGAGATTTGCTTACAGAACGAGAAGGGCTGTTTTTTTACAGGATGAATGGACTGCATACAGAAACGGAATCATTTGGCGCATCATCCCGGGCATTCGGCATGACGTAGACTCTCAATTTGGTGGTCAGACTACACCAAAAATTGCAACCCGCCTTGACCTAACTTCCCAAATCATACTACGAGCCAGTTATGGTGTTGGCTTTAGACCCCCTACCTTCCAAGAACTATATTTGCGATTTGAAAATCCCGGAGTCGGATATGTAGTTGAAGGGAATCCCCAATTGAGACCCGAAAAGTCTCGCACAGTGAATGCGGATATCGAATACAATCCCTTCAAATCATTGAGTCTTTCGATGAGTGTTTTCAGAAATGTGATCACTGATCTAATCCAATACAATTTTGGAACAAATTCAAGGGAATTTGCTACCTTTCAATTAACAAATATTAAAGAAGCCTATACAAGAGGGGCCGAATTCGGGATGCGAACCAAATTCCTGAAATACAACCAATTTGAACTGGGGTACAACTACACCGAGACTCGTGACCTTACATCTGATAGGCCATTGGAAGGAAGGCCTGTCCACCAGGCAACAGCTAACTACTTTTTGTTGTTACCCCAAGGCTGGGAGTTTGCTTTGCGAACAAAATGGGTTGGTCGGCGGCCGTTTTTTTCGCAAACCACTGACTTTGCTGGGGCAAGTACGAGTTTAATTGAGAATCGGAACGATCCATTTTTTAACAATAACAGAGCCGTCTATGGAAAAGAATTTCCGCTGATAAATGTTCGGTTTGAAAAAAAATTTTTCGACGGAAGGATGTCCTTGTTTTTAGGTGTAGACAATGTTCTGGATAAGTACGAGCTTATTTACAATCCGATCCGTCCAAGATTTTACTACGGCGGTTTACAGGCTCAGTTCTAA
- a CDS encoding HmuY family protein, which yields MKRILVSIFLLGSLVHCARQKESISQSTQFTNAYLINLIRANDPNSLDKIVFSRADVEGTTLTRINSTNQDFYIYFSMQTNSQIPASQASSTSWDIAFNRYKIATNGGGTNSSGRGAVCLSSLTSVSVAASTARAAQNCSDDKFVSDTRTSTQGIGGAVGEFVGNSILTDWFSYQIGNLTTKGLVYIVRSGTGNQYFAVRMESYYSDAGTSGYPTIRWKRLSE from the coding sequence TTGAAGAGAATTCTGGTAAGTATTTTTCTTTTAGGTTCACTTGTACACTGTGCACGTCAAAAAGAGAGTATCTCTCAGTCGACACAGTTCACAAATGCCTATCTTATCAATCTCATCCGAGCCAACGACCCCAATTCGCTCGATAAAATTGTATTTTCTCGAGCGGATGTGGAAGGCACAACTTTAACTAGAATCAATAGCACCAACCAAGATTTTTACATTTACTTTAGCATGCAGACAAATTCCCAAATACCTGCCTCACAAGCAAGTAGCACTTCTTGGGATATCGCCTTCAATCGATACAAAATCGCAACCAACGGCGGGGGGACAAACTCATCTGGCAGAGGTGCCGTTTGTCTCTCTTCTCTGACATCAGTGAGTGTAGCAGCCTCAACTGCAAGGGCCGCTCAAAATTGTTCCGATGACAAGTTTGTCTCAGACACAAGAACAAGTACGCAAGGAATTGGCGGAGCTGTCGGTGAGTTTGTGGGGAACTCGATTCTAACAGATTGGTTCAGTTACCAAATTGGGAATCTGACAACAAAAGGTCTTGTCTACATTGTTCGGAGTGGAACTGGCAATCAATACTTTGCTGTGAGGATGGAATCCTATTACAGTGATGCAGGAACTTCAGGCTACCCTACCATACGTTGGAAAAGACTTTCTGAATAA
- a CDS encoding sensor domain-containing protein codes for MSFQRLTIYLEKHSSDFFSKIQGDIKNLADLNEVFLLEPNDLASVEAHLGSIILLWLDEETLDKQKYLLEKFPEIPYILLSTKDIDEAVLARTGHPTKLFLSETTYSPLLLQLMLDFADRFVSDMNRSFEFDRMKEKIAVLENVFEESLDIQIQVDPASKHIIGINKQALNILGYEREELIGKDFSVLVPPIDLTEDQEFEGSMIAGSALRTKSGFIIPTESSFRLFPANGKMAIWTTFRDITERKKAQEQVKTQKAFYEFILDNIDSDISVLDTAYRYEYTNPKLVSSKEIRNWLYQKTDFDFAMRMNYPPDFAEIRKKYIDIAIRENDIVEFEELIQDDHDDKKYVLRKYIPITENGTHKRRIISYGIDITDRKLAEERISYLAYYDALTGLSNRTLFVDHANQALKNPNSKQTLTAFYFFDIDNFKFINDTLGHAKGDMLLQMVGARLKRIMNEVDTVARFGGDEFAVLKLGLENKGKAAEFAQKVLDILSQPFHITGRDLYTTISMGISLAPTDGENAQELLKNADMAMYKAKDVGRNNFRFYTPELIERSEKRLYIENSLRKAIQNDELILFFQPQISTATGKVCGAEALIRWKHPERGWVPPGEFIPVAEDSGIIEKIGDWVLEEACRNKRKWNDMNLNGFNISINVSGKQLKRNNWAQRVEATINQFAIKSEEIELELTESSIMENPEKSIEAFRYLSNLGVKVSIDDFGTGYSSLSYLKKIDADNLKIDRSFVIDIETNEDDRAICSAIVNMAVSLGMEVIAEGVETEEQMKLLKSIGCHIIQGYFYSKPLPAEEFLSFVKKINT; via the coding sequence ATGTCCTTCCAAAGACTCACGATTTACCTCGAGAAACACAGCTCGGATTTCTTCTCTAAAATTCAAGGGGACATAAAAAATTTAGCAGATTTAAATGAAGTTTTCCTTTTAGAACCCAATGATTTAGCTTCCGTCGAGGCCCATTTGGGTTCAATCATATTGCTTTGGTTAGATGAAGAGACATTAGACAAACAAAAATACCTGCTTGAAAAATTCCCAGAAATACCTTACATTCTACTTTCGACAAAAGATATCGATGAGGCGGTTCTTGCCAGAACTGGCCACCCTACGAAATTATTTCTTTCGGAGACTACCTATTCCCCACTTCTCTTGCAGCTAATGTTGGATTTCGCTGATCGATTTGTTTCAGACATGAATCGGTCCTTTGAATTTGATCGTATGAAAGAGAAAATAGCAGTTCTAGAAAATGTGTTCGAAGAATCTCTAGACATCCAAATTCAAGTAGACCCAGCCTCCAAACACATCATAGGCATCAATAAACAAGCTCTCAATATTCTTGGTTATGAGCGGGAAGAGCTCATTGGCAAAGACTTCTCAGTGTTAGTTCCACCTATCGATCTTACAGAAGACCAAGAGTTTGAAGGGAGTATGATTGCTGGAAGTGCCCTTCGAACCAAAAGTGGGTTTATCATCCCGACTGAGTCTTCGTTTCGATTATTTCCTGCGAATGGAAAAATGGCTATCTGGACTACCTTTCGAGACATTACGGAAAGAAAGAAAGCTCAAGAGCAGGTAAAAACTCAAAAGGCTTTTTATGAGTTTATCTTGGACAATATAGACTCGGACATATCTGTGTTGGACACCGCATATCGTTATGAGTATACAAATCCAAAATTGGTTTCTAGCAAGGAGATTCGAAATTGGTTGTACCAAAAAACCGATTTTGATTTTGCAATGCGGATGAACTATCCGCCCGACTTTGCAGAAATCAGGAAAAAGTATATCGATATCGCTATTCGCGAAAATGATATCGTAGAATTCGAAGAATTGATCCAAGATGATCATGATGATAAAAAATATGTTTTAAGAAAGTACATTCCAATTACTGAAAATGGAACTCATAAAAGACGTATCATTAGTTATGGAATTGATATCACTGATCGAAAGTTAGCAGAAGAAAGGATTTCTTATTTAGCTTATTATGATGCATTAACTGGACTTTCAAATCGTACTTTGTTTGTGGACCATGCAAACCAAGCTCTCAAAAACCCCAATTCAAAACAAACTCTTACTGCCTTTTATTTTTTCGATATTGATAACTTTAAGTTTATTAATGATACCCTTGGGCATGCAAAAGGCGACATGCTTTTACAGATGGTTGGCGCACGATTGAAACGTATTATGAACGAAGTAGATACTGTTGCTCGCTTTGGTGGAGATGAGTTTGCTGTTTTAAAATTGGGACTTGAGAATAAAGGAAAAGCTGCTGAATTTGCCCAAAAAGTATTAGATATACTGAGCCAACCTTTCCATATAACAGGCAGAGATCTTTATACAACCATCAGTATGGGAATTTCCTTAGCACCAACGGATGGCGAGAATGCTCAAGAACTTCTTAAGAATGCTGATATGGCTATGTATAAAGCGAAAGATGTCGGTAGAAACAACTTTCGTTTCTACACTCCAGAACTCATTGAAAGGTCTGAAAAGCGTCTTTATATAGAGAACTCACTCAGAAAGGCAATTCAGAATGACGAACTCATTCTATTCTTCCAACCTCAGATTTCTACAGCCACTGGAAAGGTCTGTGGAGCGGAAGCCTTGATCCGATGGAAACACCCGGAACGAGGTTGGGTACCGCCTGGAGAGTTCATTCCAGTAGCAGAGGACTCAGGGATCATAGAAAAAATTGGTGATTGGGTTTTGGAAGAAGCATGCCGCAATAAACGAAAGTGGAATGATATGAATCTAAATGGATTCAATATTAGTATCAACGTCTCCGGTAAACAGTTAAAACGAAACAATTGGGCACAACGCGTTGAGGCAACAATCAATCAGTTCGCGATTAAATCCGAGGAAATTGAATTAGAACTTACAGAAAGTTCGATTATGGAGAACCCGGAAAAGAGTATCGAAGCTTTTCGATACCTTTCCAATTTAGGTGTGAAAGTTTCAATTGATGACTTTGGAACTGGGTATTCTTCCCTCTCCTATCTTAAAAAAATTGATGCAGACAACTTGAAAATTGATAGATCCTTCGTGATAGATATTGAAACCAATGAAGATGACAGAGCTATCTGTAGTGCGATTGTCAACATGGCTGTCTCGCTTGGAATGGAAGTCATTGCGGAGGGAGTTGAAACAGAAGAGCAAATGAAACTTCTTAAATCAATTGGATGTCATATCATACAAGGTTATTTTTACAGTAAACCTCTCCCTGCAGAGGAATTTCTAAGCTTCGTAAAAAAAATTAATACATAG